DNA from Prunus persica cultivar Lovell chromosome G6, Prunus_persica_NCBIv2, whole genome shotgun sequence:
ttcttttcatttgatCATATTTTGATGTGAATACTTAGTGCCATGAGTCCCCCACCTGGAAGTAAGAAAATCTGCTTCCCTTTTCTTACAGGAGTTTATGCCTTCAACACAAGGCCATGGGAATTCCTTCATCTGGtttcatccaatttcatgtataTGGGCCTATTCCATTTCTGTTGGCCCATTGAGCAAGTTAAATTAATTGGTTAATGCCCAAGTGCCCAACCAATCACCTGACCAACAAAACACAATCCATTGCTGGATTGGGTTGGTTCTGTTTCAGGTTTAGGTGGTAAAATGCCCCAAAACTGACCCCACCCGATCCATGGACACTCTGACTCTCATGGACCATTTAGACAACAGACATGCAGCAATGATTTTCTACAGCATAACTGTTCTTAAGTCAGTTTACCTTTTCTCCTTCTCTGTTTGGATCCATAACTGGCTTTTGCTCAGAAGCTGGCAACGCCGGTGCATCATTCCAAATTTTTCGCCATAAATTGCCATGCTCAGACATTCTCTTTGAAAGCCGTCCTTGAGGAGGCCAGTCAGCTTTTGAACCCTCTATTGCAGGGCTCTTGGATGATCCAGTCTCTTTTGTGTCATCACTCTCCCAATCTCCAGGAGAATGCCATCGaataaaatcttcaaaaaCAGAATCTGGATTTGCTGCTTTAAATGCTGACATGTCtaatcaaaatttaacagcTCATAAGTGACATGTTAAATTTAAACAGCATCTCAATATGTTACCCACTAATTGTTAATGCCAATGTGCAAGTCGCGtcacaaaataaagagaatttAAAGCTTATTACCTGAAGCTAAGATCTCTTTCTCCAACTGAGCAGAAAAGTTCTGCAATAGAATAATTAATAAGATTATCACAGTAAACAAGATACTTAACACATGGAGAACCATCTGATCCCATACTAATACAAAGAACCTTGTGAAACTTAAGACAAACATAATGAATGTCTGAATCTTACATATGAGTCGCCAAAGGCTTCAACAGCATGGAGCCGCTCTTCATGCATGTCTTCTGTCATAAGTGGTGCCTCCTACAATGATGAAGTGGAAAAATATCAACTTTATATTCTCCAGGCTTGGTAAGAGCACAAACTATGATTGGTAGTTAATTGGTAGTAGTGTTACATCAACCTGCGTGAATGGTGCATGCATGCTCTGATATGACTTCAGGAGCATCATAGGCCCTGCCACTCCAGCTGAACCCCTCCGGATACAATCTGAAGGTTTTAGATTAGTAGGTTCTGCATCTTCAGACTTAGTACTAACTATAGATACACTGTTTTCAGAGTGTTGAGAATCATCAGATGTTGCAGGGCTGCTGCATGATCAAGGTAAAGTGCATAAATCACATGAAAACTTATCTTTCTTTGTAAATTGATAATCATCTTCCCTAGTCGCTGACTGTACATTGACTTAAAACGCTACATAAGTAAATCATGGAGCACATAAGAAATTTAAATAACTGCACTTCGTAACAGACCACTATACTTTTCCTTTGcccaaaatataattatactccaaaacaaaattttatctagtttgaaagaaaaacgAAAAGATAATCCAACACAATTAGTTAGTATTTAATGAAGAAAACCAAGGAGATCTCACTTGCTTAGTTCACCTGTCACGTTTCCCATCAAAGTTTTCACCAGGTGTTTGCATTATACTTGAGCTGTCCTCATCTAGACCATCTTCCTGCATTTTTAGGCCAAATAAGATGGTCATGCTGAAGTCAAGAGGAACTGTGATTTAGGTAGAATTAGAACATAAGCAGTAAGATCATATTACAAAAAAGGAATTTAAAAAACCATTTTCACCTCGATTTGAGGAGATGAATGATCCTGGCTTCCAATACAATCTTGAAAGTCTTCATTCAATTGGCGCTTCCTCTCAATGCATATTGCAAGCTGAAGAGAAAAGCAGAAAGCTGAAAATGTTTTTGGCTTGGTTTCATGTGCTTCAAAGGAATTATCATGTGATAAGGTCAAATGCCAAAATTTGCACATCAtatcttaaaattaaaattaacatgTCAGGCATATTACTTCAATCACAATTTGATCCACATAATGGTATACTTTGTGTGTTCATCGCTGTCTGTACATTGACAAGGAGTCATGGCGCCATACAGCAAAAATCATAAGCTTAGATCAGTGTTGTTATAGAAGGCAGATATGCAAAGgttctaaattttttaatccATCTGTTAACCAGTGTGTAGAAACTTTATTCAGAGATaatttttacttatttatttatttattttttgggtacaaACGAATTCCATCAAACTCATGGAAGATATCTACAGATAATTACCATGTGAAGTTTCTGGTTAATCAAGCAAGTGGACAGGTCAATTGGACCAGTGGTTGGCATTAGGGGCAATGGTTGTGATTCTTCCCAACACCACCTAACTTCTCGAACGAACTCTATCCAGATAACAGCAATAGCTGATCAAACATATAGAAAAACCAACAGCTGGTCataatttagaaaataacatCACTAGGGAATGAATCCAATAAGCTGAATGGGATACACAATAAATAACTTCTTTAAATGGTTTTAACATCCGAAATATTAGAAATCTGTTTCTTACGCATACCACGAATGTTGCAGTTTCCAAACCAAAGAGAATGTAAACAAAACTGTGCAAAAAGGGATTCAAGAGGTGCGCCTTTAATAGCTCGAGCGGTCTTATTCTCAGCAGCAGCCACATCTGGGAATCGTGCACCTGCAGATATAACAATGATACTCAGCAACCATGGTAATATATTGTCAAgggtgtattttaattaactacaTGAACATGTATTGCAGGAAGGGAGCATACCATCATGAAAGAGTTCCTTAAGCACACGATCAATAACTGTAGGTGGGGGTATAACCAATGAGGATTTCAAATTATCGGAGCCTGGATTTTCAACTACCcacagaaaaacaaattaagaaaaagagaaagtggGTAtctcacaaaatcaaaatgccATCTCCAACTCATGAAACAGAAACATGAAACTTAATGAAAATAGCTCATAAATCAAAGTTGGTATAAGAAGTCAAATTCAAACCTGACACAAAATCTTCCATAAACTGAGCCTCAAAGGACATATTCAATGCCTCAAGCAAAAGGCACAGTTGAGAAGCAAATCCAATTCTGTTTCCTTTGGAAGAATCAGTTCTGAGAGAAAAATATTCATCAGAAAGCTTAATAAATTAAGCACAATACAAAATAATACCCCATTTTAGGTGCTTCATATGTGCaccaattaataaaaacgatgTACTGGCACTTTGAACATGCGGATCATTGGATATTGCTTTTAAAGATAAAGTTCAGCTTTACATAAATTTTACTTGAGGAGATTAGAGGTCACAATGATATAATTTAGCCACCcaaattatacaatttgggGGCTAGACGCTATGAGTAAATTCTCTTGTCACGTTTATTGTGCTAGAAATGAACGATAAGAACCAAAATCTTGCCCAATATTCACAATATTGCATGGACAACAATTATGACAGGCATAGCTTTTACTTGATAAAAATTGGCAAATATCATGGAAAGAAATACTCACAAACTTGAAGACATATCTGGAGATAATATCCAATTTTGAGCTTCATGGGGCGAATAATTTTCCAGTTCAGCCATTTCCAGGGAGCTCTCAACCACCTTTTCTGACCATATGGCAACCAATTCAAATCCTGTATGCAGACGATACATACATCAAACTAAATGGAAGACATATCGTCCACACTGAACAGGCAAAAAGTAGGATGaatcttaataatttttttattaaccaCAATTAGTGTAATTTATTAGGTCCCCTCAGAAAGGAGAtgataaaagaataaataaatttaggaacaaaaagagaatatCAACTCCATATTGAGTTATCGAGCATGCCAAGGATAATATCAGTAAACAACATGCACGTGATTTGAAGGAAAACCGATGACATTAGCCCAGACATtcataattaaagaaaaaacatgactatggaaaaaccaaaaacaggAAGCATTACAATGAATAGTTCAGGATAAGATTACCTTTTATAGGGTCTTCAGCAGAATACCACTCACTCCATGGACAATCATCATCCCACTGTGTTCTATTGTGAGTGTCACCACCAAGATCTATTTCAGATTCAGTAACATTTGGATCATCTCCttgaacatcatcatcatgaggAAGGGATCTGTAGGTTAGCTTCATAGTAAAATGGACTTTGAAAAGATGCATAGAAAAGTCCAATGTGGAGTAGGCCTTCAACAACAAATGGAAAATAATTAGAATTTGGAGAAACAGGGAACTAAAAGCTAACCTTAAAGACAATAGAACTTCAAATTCCCCCACTACAAACTTGGTATGAACATATGACACAATCACTGAGATCATAGCAAAATATACAGAACAAGATAGGTACACAAAGAACATATAATTCCAAGaataaaaatagagaaaagcCGCTATTATTACTTGAGAAAAAATAGACCTTTGGAATAACGaaagaaaaagggttttgTCTCTCCTGaggaaaacataaaaatcaaGTATTGCATAAATCAGattgcaaaaaacaaaaaaaaaaaaacttacagcttCAAAGtagagaataaaaagaaacctAGAAGAAATAATACATAAAACATCATATCAGCTTCAAACTATAGTGGTGATGCCAGCTCAGCAGGTAAATGAATCACCAACATGAGACAGTAAGagtatataaaaaagaaaagaaaaaaacagcatACAACTTATGGTAGAAACTTACAAATTTTGAAACAAACAACTCATACAATCCTTCCAAATGCATGAGTTTTACCGGAACCTGGCTACCAATATGATCAGCCTCAAATCTTCTTGTAAAAACTGTTCCCATATTTTGGATTCCAATGTAAGCTTTCCTAGAAGGTACATGTACTGGAACAAACGCTGGCCACAAACTGCATAGCCAAATTTTAAACAAGATCTCAAGTTGATAAAATATACTCAGATAATGAACTGCAAAAATTATCTAATACCATGATAAAAAGTTAATAAACTGCGGGCTACTGATTGTAAAGGAACACTATGTGGATATTGATCTAATACCAGACATTAGAACTGATCTAGGCATATGTCAAAGAATAATCAAAAGTTACAAAAAAAGAGTTTCAACTTGGTATCCCGCCCACCCACCATGAACAATTCGATAAAGCAATTGCAACTGCACTTAAAAGCTTGCTAGCCTCAGGTGCGTCAAGAACCACGCCGCTGGCACTTTGAGGAGCAATTACCTGATGATAAATACTCAACAAGTttgaagccaaaagaaaaaatcactAAAGAACTAAATAAAGAACTAAAGGTGTCAAGTTAAAACATACCAAAAATTCTTTGACCCCAAAACACAACTGCAAATCATGCAATGTGGAATTCCAATCAATAACTTTGCCTGTACAACCACGACATAATAAATTAGCCTCCCACATTAATATTGTAATTACAAATTTATGACCGAAATTCATTGTTACCTTCATTTTTGTTTCCGAAGTAGTATTCCATACAATAATTCTTTGCTGAAAACTTCAACTCCGACTTGACCTTATATAAATCCTCTGAAACTTCCCTGGCATCCTTTTTCTACAGACAGAAAGAATACACGAAATCCACAATGCAAACCCGAAATAAAGGGACAATAATAACTTACATGCTTCAGCTCTCAACAATATCAAACTTATCAATGCAAAATAGCAGTAGCAATCAAAATGCTTGTATGTGTGGTGAATGATTCAATTACATTATTTGATTAATAGAACAAGCTTCTTTAAGCATACCAACAGATTTTTTGGACCGTCTGCCATCCATTGCCGACAAACAGCTTCTATGTCAGAAATGAACCTGTAAAACATGAAATTTATAAATCCAAATTAGTTGCATGTGAATTTACTTGGTAAAAAATATCAgggtgtaaaaaaaaaaaaaagatctaaaTGAATTACCTTTCCCATGAAGAGGCCAGAGTGAAATCATCAAAATGTTCAACCTGCAACAAATATTATTTCTGTTGATATCGAGCTTGAAACTTTTCTTGCTTAGCCATCATTAGTGGCGTTGAGGTGAAATTCaagttcaaaaaataaaaataaaaattcaggcAAATTGCGACTTGAAGCTCAATTCACTACGAATTAAAATTTAcaattataaatgaaaattgaaaatttcgaAGCAATGGAGGAGAAACCTCTTCCTCTTCAGCTTCAGCTTCATCGTCTCCGTCAGATTCCATCCTGCTGGAAGACGCCATGTACAgaaagtagaagaaaatgtgTAATTCGGATTGAATATACGACGTCGTTTGGTTTAACGAAATCGACGATCAATTGGATTTAGATCTGTTCTGTAGATGAAGAAATACGATTAAGATCTGTAAAGTGCGGGAATCAAAGGGACTTCTCCTGCTTCTCACTGTTGTACCTTTATGCAAATTGCAGTTTCCACTCCAAAGTTTATGATAAATCGTAACAAAGCCCTAACTGTTCTGAATTTTGCAATTTGTCCCCTCGAAGTTCAAAAAAATGCTGACTGATTATCTAaatgaataattaaaaaaaatcatagtaTCTATGAAAAGGGTATATCCggttttataaattttctgTAAGGCTATCCTCTGGTTTGTAAATGTTtgttaaaaatagtacagccgcgcggctatactctgttctgtcctaattttttgaaaaatagtaaaGCTGACCGGTTAGActcggttttttattttattttaaaatagtatagccgttcggctacaCTCTTTTTCCCAATATGGAAttgtcttttttaattactttaattagtagttatgttttagttattattcgtattatttaagaaaaaaatagaaaattttaattgctatttatttaaaaatagtaaagTCGGATGGCTatattctttgaatttttttttataaaaaataggcttattatcacaaaacgtccctaaggtttacgaaactatcagattgcatccttaatgtttttttttttgtcattcgtgatcctcaaggttagtatgcatgatcacaaatggtctcTGCCGTTAGATTCCGTCAAAAATTCTGTTAGTTTGCTGACatgacatatatgtatatcacaaaacgtccttGAGGTTCACacacctatcacaaatggtccttatgaaattttttaatttttttaatttaaaattcataaagtttttgttttcttttttaaaattttatgaattataatcatttaaaaatatatattaaattttaaatacatgtgacactatattattgtagatgttggctccatatatatgccacatcaacaaactaatgaagttttttaaaaaataatttaaaattcataaaatttaaaaatgaaaaaaactaaaggtttagggttcataaatggtcctcaagATTAGAATCCGtctataaatgattttttcatttatgaatttttaaattaaaaaataaaaataaaaattcataggGATCATTTGTGATAAGTTTGTAAACCtcagggatgttttgtgatatatatgtatgccaCGTCTGCAAACTAACAGAGTTTTTGACAGAACCTAACGGCATAGACCATTTGTGATTgcacatactaaccttgaggaccataagtaacacaaaaaaatattaaggatgcaatctgatagtttcgtaaaccttagggacgttttgtgataataagcctaaaaaatattatagccgACGGCTTTACCattgtttgacacgtggcgcttaGGCACCAATGAGCTAGGCGGGTcttctttttaatatatagtatagccggacggctatacagGGTTTTTTATGTTTCCAAAAAAGAGTATACTGTTCTTGCCTAATCTATACTCGTTTTTCTcgaatttgttttaaaaaaatagtgtaTCCCTTAAGTAGCATAATATGGATatgtcttttttaattactttaattagtaattatgttttagTTATTTTACTTAGTGAATTATtagtatttaaaatttttatttaagaaaaaaatataaaattttaattactatttatttagtaacataattcatgaagttaattaaatattcactaaagaaataataattaaaatatatttagtaatttaaacataataatataaactaatttaactaattaaatgaggcaaagatattatttaatttctaaaaataaatttttaaaaattaattaacctaaacatactaattttctgatttttttttataaaaaaaatcgtatagccggcCGACTAtactcttaaaaaaaaatagtatagccgctcggcgtTACCACTGTTTGACgagtatatatattgtatagcCGGCGGCTATACccctgtttttgtttcttaaaaatagtatagctgggCGGCTATACTGGGTCTAGTTTATGTTTCTACAAGATAGTATAGctgaacggctatactctgttctttcctaatttgttttaaaaatagtaccgCCGCCCCGCTAtaatcctttttttaattttatttaaaaattgtaTAGCCTCACTgctatattctttttttctgaaatttgtttttttaaaaatagtataccCCTTAACTAGCATAATATGGAtttgtcttttttaattactttaattagtaattatgttttagTTATTTTACTTAGTGAattattagtatttaaatattttgtttaagaaaaaatataatattttaattactatttattaagtaacataattcatgaagttaattaaaatattcagtaaataaataataattaaaatatatttactaatttaactaattaaatgaggcaaatatatgatttaattactaaaaataaaattttaaaaaattaattgactTAAACATactaattttcttatttttttaaaaaaaattagtatagccgatcggctttACCATTGTTTTACACGTGAAGCCTAGCACCTAGGCGggtctttttaaaatatatatatgtagtatagccgggcggctatactttaatGTTTCtaaaaaatcgtatagccgcacggctatacccagTTATTTCCTAatttaaatagtacagccccCCGACAATActcgatttttttaaattttatttaaaaatagtgcAGCCGCATAATATATATCTCCAGATCCCCAAGGCCCAAGTCtttgattaatataattattattaatcaaaaCCAAAT
Protein-coding regions in this window:
- the LOC18774901 gene encoding rab3 GTPase-activating protein catalytic subunit isoform X1 — translated: MASSSRMESDGDDEAEAEEEEVEHFDDFTLASSWERFISDIEAVCRQWMADGPKNLLKKDAREVSEDLYKVKSELKFSAKNYCMEYYFGNKNEGKVIDWNSTLHDLQLCFGVKEFLVIAPQSASGVVLDAPEASKLLSAVAIALSNCSCLWPAFVPVHVPSRKAYIGIQNMGTVFTRRFEADHIGSQVPVKLMHLEGLYELFVSKFAYSTLDFSMHLFKVHFTMKLTYRSLPHDDDVQGDDPNVTESEIDLGGDTHNRTQWDDDCPWSEWYSAEDPIKGFELVAIWSEKVVESSLEMAELENYSPHEAQNWILSPDMSSSLTDSSKGNRIGFASQLCLLLEALNMSFEAQFMEDFVSVENPGSDNLKSSLVIPPPTVIDRVLKELFHDGARFPDVAAAENKTARAIKGAPLESLFAQFCLHSLWFGNCNIRAIAVIWIEFVREVRWCWEESQPLPLMPTTGPIDLSTCLINQKLHMLAICIERKRQLNEDFQDCIGSQDHSSPQIEEDGLDEDSSSIMQTPGENFDGKRDSSPATSDDSQHSENSVSIVSTKSEDAEPTNLKPSDCIRRGSAGVAGPMMLLKSYQSMHAPFTQEAPLMTEDMHEERLHAVEAFGDSYNFSAQLEKEILASDMSAFKAANPDSVFEDFIRWHSPGDWESDDTKETGSSKSPAIEGSKADWPPQGRLSKRMSEHGNLWRKIWNDAPALPASEQKPVMDPNREGEKILHYLETVRPHQLLEQMVCTAFRASASTLNQTSYGGLKQMATKMDQLYITMTSALRPLQANPLSPGSETIEDIRRLCGVFEHVEKLLAIAASLHRKFLQAPRLSEAIFSDCCSFYFPRMGTSSSGDNAQKEFDKKQPVRAHERLVVSNMFTPPTANQSWRKVLSLGNLLNGHEPILREIIFSKRDKISGNHYAARTPTIYQEEVETYRMYTCGTSNDLRVALSVVSCD
- the LOC18774901 gene encoding rab3 GTPase-activating protein catalytic subunit isoform X2 yields the protein MASSSRMESDGDDEAEAEEEEVEHFDDFTLASSWERFISDIEAVCRQWMADGPKNLLKKDAREVSEDLYKVKSELKFSAKNYCMEYYFGNKNEGKVIDWNSTLHDLQLCFGVKEFLVIAPQSASGVVLDAPEASKLLSAVAIALSNCSCLWPAFVPVHVPSRKAYIGIQNMGTVFTRRFEADHIGSQVPVKLMHLEGLYELFVSKFAYSTLDFSMHLFKVHFTMKLTYRSLPHDDDVQGDDPNVTESEIDLGGDTHNRTQWDDDCPWSEWYSAEDPIKGFELVAIWSEKVVESSLEMAELENYSPHEAQNWILSPDMSSSLTDSSKGNRIGFASQLCLLLEALNMSFEAQFMEDFVSVENPGSDNLKSSLVIPPPTVIDRVLKELFHDGARFPDVAAAENKTARAIKGAPLESLFAQFCLHSLWFGNCNIRAIAVIWIEFVREVRWCWEESQPLPLMPTTGPIDLSTCLINQKLHMLAICIERKRQLNEDFQDCIGSQDHSSPQIEEDGLDEDSSSIMQTPGENFDGKRDSPATSDDSQHSENSVSIVSTKSEDAEPTNLKPSDCIRRGSAGVAGPMMLLKSYQSMHAPFTQEAPLMTEDMHEERLHAVEAFGDSYNFSAQLEKEILASDMSAFKAANPDSVFEDFIRWHSPGDWESDDTKETGSSKSPAIEGSKADWPPQGRLSKRMSEHGNLWRKIWNDAPALPASEQKPVMDPNREGEKILHYLETVRPHQLLEQMVCTAFRASASTLNQTSYGGLKQMATKMDQLYITMTSALRPLQANPLSPGSETIEDIRRLCGVFEHVEKLLAIAASLHRKFLQAPRLSEAIFSDCCSFYFPRMGTSSSGDNAQKEFDKKQPVRAHERLVVSNMFTPPTANQSWRKVLSLGNLLNGHEPILREIIFSKRDKISGNHYAARTPTIYQEEVETYRMYTCGTSNDLRVALSVVSCD